A window of the Nitrosopumilus ureiphilus genome harbors these coding sequences:
- a CDS encoding FAD-dependent oxidoreductase, with protein sequence MAITINVPIVQRRQLPGGILEVTCHLNGNEFPFKAGQHLQATLPFLLFNDPKGKTRTFNILSSPNNSEYISFAFYMSDSGFKKSIKQLPENSEIQLKGPFGLFTLPDENKNLVFVTEGIGIVPIIGIVLYATEEKSRNNIIVLHSGNKDIPYDDDLLSIEKINNNLTVKTKIGSIDASLIKNNVKDFENTLFFISGTSETISKVKPLLIQNGVTLRDLKIEEFSGY encoded by the coding sequence ATGGCTATCACAATTAATGTGCCGATAGTTCAAAGACGTCAACTCCCAGGAGGGATACTTGAAGTTACTTGTCACCTGAATGGAAATGAATTTCCTTTTAAGGCAGGACAACATCTCCAAGCCACCCTGCCCTTTCTTCTTTTTAATGATCCTAAAGGAAAAACTAGAACATTTAACATTCTTTCATCTCCTAATAATTCTGAATACATTTCATTTGCATTTTACATGTCTGATAGTGGTTTTAAAAAATCAATTAAGCAACTTCCAGAAAATTCTGAAATTCAACTAAAAGGTCCTTTTGGATTGTTCACACTGCCTGATGAAAACAAAAATCTTGTATTTGTTACAGAAGGTATTGGAATTGTTCCAATAATTGGAATTGTTTTGTATGCTACTGAAGAAAAGTCTAGAAATAATATCATAGTTCTTCATTCTGGAAATAAAGATATTCCTTATGATGATGACCTTTTATCTATAGAAAAAATAAATAATAATTTAACTGTCAAAACTAAAATTGGTTCTATTGATGCTTCTCTTATAAAAAATAATGTAAAAGATTTTGAAAATACCTTGTTTTTTATTTCTGGAACTTCTGAAACCATCTCAAAAGTAAAACCACTTCTTATTCAAAATGGTGTGACTCTAAGAGATCTAAAGATTGAAGAATTTAGTGGATACTGA
- a CDS encoding GTP cyclohydrolase IIa, which produces MVQITLLTIDNYGSWTHTLGNDREHKLQMYQSSLYEATQNMFSVYGGLVFANRFDEFFAITDGISYSTHLEIKTKLQDLFPFEISMAIANAKSPFLANKQAHLAQISMDCSNLISAAIRKDSVNDGVHLIHLDIEGITQMRKNTSPYEITLLVQATHQIISYYCYDNNLLGFFMGGDNFVIVSDSQTQTHSKNLAALIQKNLNIVVNCGIGAEKTARIAMAMATKNLDEIRRLRGLGCDFPRILDNNTAVNEFSNLPIRN; this is translated from the coding sequence ATGGTTCAAATAACTTTGTTGACTATTGATAATTATGGTTCCTGGACTCATACACTTGGAAATGATAGAGAACACAAACTTCAGATGTATCAATCATCATTGTATGAGGCCACTCAGAACATGTTTTCCGTGTACGGGGGATTAGTTTTTGCAAATAGATTTGATGAATTTTTTGCAATAACTGATGGGATTTCTTATTCTACCCATCTTGAAATCAAAACAAAACTACAAGATCTTTTCCCCTTTGAAATTTCTATGGCAATTGCAAATGCTAAATCTCCTTTCTTGGCAAATAAACAGGCACACTTGGCTCAAATTTCTATGGATTGCAGTAACTTGATTAGTGCTGCAATAAGAAAGGACTCTGTTAATGATGGAGTTCATTTGATTCATCTGGATATAGAAGGAATTACTCAGATGAGAAAAAACACATCTCCCTACGAAATTACCTTGTTAGTTCAAGCAACTCATCAAATAATTTCATATTATTGCTATGACAATAACCTATTGGGATTTTTTATGGGTGGAGACAACTTTGTAATTGTCTCTGACAGTCAGACACAAACACATTCAAAAAATTTGGCCGCATTGATTCAAAAAAATCTCAACATTGTTGTGAATTGTGGAATTGGAGCAGAAAAAACAGCAAGAATAGCCATGGCAATGGCTACAAAAAATCTCGATGAGATTAGAAGGTTGAGAGGATTAGGATGTGACTTTCCAAGAATTCTTGATAACAACACTGCTGTAAATGAATTTAGCAACCTGCCAATTAGAAACTAA
- a CDS encoding methyl-accepting chemotaxis protein produces MTIQTTKIVDKKTTKNKSMSPTNASSGDETLTTKVLRSFDEAVAVSEQLSGTVAELESATKSQTSGIEEISQSIQSIATAIQGVASNATKAMEMMRQSEQITQTISTDAEKGMSKMDSMKSIVSESSNDVKKLATELAKVDNMTGFITQIAEQTNLLALNAAIEAARAGDVGRGFAVVADEVRRLAENSKKGAEDISELISSLKDSSDKTTDSIEKGNSVVQDAYDVITNILASIKDIATSITEVVSQMQEISAATEQVSSGTEEATAASEEILSVAQTNLKSFEEIVIAKDKETQTLHDANSSAKTLAEITDVLDTSAIVSITDIDGMINYMNKFFLDVARFPTEELMGESHRILKSGWHDPGLFDLLWKTISGGKMFQGYVRNRAKDGSIYWVKTAISPTYDENHNIKGYVGVRTPITELMVMIGVEGACRDMEAGKPVKPHLKAVVEKLRVGDYQITNNV; encoded by the coding sequence ATGACAATACAGACAACCAAAATCGTCGACAAAAAAACAACCAAAAATAAATCCATGTCCCCTACTAATGCTTCTTCAGGAGATGAAACACTAACCACAAAGGTCCTCAGATCATTTGATGAGGCTGTGGCAGTATCTGAACAGCTTAGTGGCACTGTTGCTGAACTTGAATCTGCAACAAAAAGTCAAACCAGTGGTATTGAAGAGATATCGCAATCCATTCAATCCATCGCAACTGCAATTCAGGGTGTGGCATCTAATGCCACAAAAGCCATGGAAATGATGCGTCAATCCGAACAAATTACCCAAACTATCAGCACTGATGCTGAAAAGGGAATGAGTAAGATGGATAGCATGAAATCTATTGTTTCAGAATCATCAAATGATGTAAAGAAACTAGCAACAGAATTGGCTAAAGTTGATAATATGACTGGTTTTATTACTCAAATCGCTGAACAAACAAACCTTTTGGCACTCAATGCAGCTATTGAAGCTGCAAGAGCAGGAGATGTTGGAAGAGGATTTGCTGTTGTTGCAGATGAAGTAAGAAGATTGGCAGAAAATTCCAAAAAAGGAGCAGAAGACATCTCTGAACTTATTAGTTCCTTGAAAGACTCTTCTGACAAAACAACTGATAGCATTGAAAAAGGTAATTCCGTTGTACAAGATGCGTATGATGTAATTACAAACATTCTGGCATCCATCAAGGATATCGCCACATCAATCACTGAAGTTGTTTCCCAAATGCAAGAAATTTCAGCTGCAACCGAACAAGTATCAAGCGGCACTGAGGAAGCAACTGCTGCAAGCGAAGAAATTCTATCAGTTGCACAAACCAATCTTAAGAGTTTTGAAGAAATTGTTATAGCAAAAGACAAAGAAACACAAACTCTTCATGATGCAAATTCCTCTGCAAAAACACTAGCTGAAATCACTGATGTATTAGATACTTCCGCAATTGTATCTATCACTGATATAGACGGAATGATCAACTACATGAACAAATTCTTCCTTGATGTAGCAAGATTTCCTACAGAAGAACTCATGGGTGAAAGCCATAGAATTCTCAAATCCGGATGGCATGATCCTGGTCTCTTTGATCTGCTGTGGAAAACAATCTCTGGTGGAAAAATGTTCCAAGGATATGTCAGAAACAGAGCAAAAGATGGATCTATTTATTGGGTCAAAACCGCAATCAGTCCTACTTATGATGAAAACCATAACATCAAAGGCTACGTAGGTGTAAGAACTCCTATCACTGAATTGATGGTGATGATAGGTGTTGAAGGTGCATGTCGTGACATGGAAGCAGGAAAACCAGTTAAACCTCATCTAAAAGCAGTTGTTGAAAAACTACGTGTAGGTGACTACCAAATAACCAACAACGTTTGA
- a CDS encoding chemotaxis protein CheW has product MSTETVLSDTMQVVTFTITEKSAKKGNYAVPIDQVKEIRTVDAITKIPKSKSYVKGIMNLRGKIIPIIDVNGKIGLSDSKLSDNSKQRILVADVNEALTGLLVDEVNEVMRLPTKDIESAPQSAFEANSYIKGIAKANEKLIVLLDVSRFLKDSADDIDDAVSISPQLTKAQTNSESIEAQTSEPTDELESKPAIVNNDEGVLPEIEEIIKQETQN; this is encoded by the coding sequence ATGTCAACCGAAACAGTACTAAGCGATACGATGCAGGTAGTAACCTTCACTATTACCGAAAAATCCGCAAAGAAAGGTAACTATGCAGTACCCATTGATCAAGTCAAAGAAATTAGGACAGTAGATGCAATCACAAAAATACCAAAATCAAAATCCTATGTGAAAGGAATCATGAATCTTAGAGGAAAAATTATTCCTATCATAGATGTAAATGGTAAAATTGGTTTGTCTGATTCTAAACTCTCAGATAATTCAAAACAAAGAATTCTGGTAGCTGATGTCAATGAAGCTCTTACAGGGTTATTAGTTGATGAGGTAAATGAAGTAATGCGATTGCCTACAAAAGATATTGAATCTGCCCCACAAAGTGCATTTGAAGCCAATAGCTACATCAAAGGAATAGCTAAAGCCAACGAGAAACTTATTGTTCTCCTTGACGTTTCTAGGTTCCTGAAAGACTCTGCTGATGATATTGACGATGCAGTCTCTATTTCTCCACAGTTAACTAAGGCTCAGACAAATTCTGAATCTATTGAAGCCCAAACCTCAGAACCTACTGACGAATTGGAATCAAAACCCGCTATTGTTAATAATGATGAAGGTGTTCTACCTGAAATCGAGGAAATAATTAAACAAGAAACACAAAATTAA